One genomic window of Clostridium taeniosporum includes the following:
- a CDS encoding EamA family transporter, translating into MNLFKNSLFVFLGACCYGILSTIVKLAYNDGFVFKDVVMSQFLFGWLTMLIIMIIFSRKKIKLKQFISLALIGISTCATTIFYYLSLESIQASFAVVLLFQFTWIGLLIESIVDRKLPSKVNIISIIILFVGTILASGLLNNNNFKWNFNGILFGFMAALSYALFIFFSGRVETGIPSINRSFSITTGALIVAFTICPNYFFNGCLLEGIWKYGIILGVFGAVLPVLFFAIGTPKLTTGLSTILGAGELPIAIIASIIILKEEVSIIKWIGVIIILIGVAVPQLANLKNDNNDNIVMQNA; encoded by the coding sequence ATGAATTTATTTAAAAATTCTTTATTTGTATTTTTAGGAGCTTGTTGCTATGGAATATTATCTACAATAGTAAAGTTAGCTTATAATGATGGATTTGTATTTAAAGATGTGGTTATGAGCCAATTTTTATTTGGATGGTTAACGATGTTAATTATAATGATTATATTTTCTAGGAAAAAAATAAAATTAAAGCAGTTCATATCTTTAGCTTTAATTGGAATAAGTACCTGTGCTACAACTATTTTTTATTATCTATCTTTAGAAAGTATACAAGCTTCATTTGCAGTTGTATTATTATTTCAATTTACTTGGATAGGATTGTTAATTGAATCGATAGTAGACAGAAAATTACCATCGAAAGTAAATATTATATCAATCATAATATTATTTGTTGGAACTATTTTAGCTAGTGGCTTACTTAATAATAATAACTTTAAGTGGAATTTTAATGGAATACTATTTGGATTTATGGCAGCGCTTTCATACGCATTATTCATATTCTTTAGTGGGAGAGTAGAAACAGGGATACCTTCTATTAATAGAAGCTTTTCTATTACGACAGGAGCTTTAATAGTAGCATTTACTATTTGCCCTAATTATTTTTTTAATGGATGTTTATTAGAAGGAATATGGAAATATGGAATTATATTAGGGGTATTTGGTGCTGTATTGCCAGTATTATTTTTTGCGATAGGTACACCTAAATTAACTACAGGTTTATCAACTATTCTTGGAGCAGGGGAACTGCCGATAGCAATTATAGCATCTATTATTATTTTAAAAGAAGAAGTTTCTATAATAAAGTGGATAGGCGTTATAATAATTTTAATAGGAGTTGCAGTGCCTCAATTAGCAAATTTAAAAAATGATAATAATGATAATATAGTAATGCAAAATGCTTAA
- a CDS encoding methyl-accepting chemotaxis protein produces MFKNLNLAKKLSIILGIIIFLGIILIEGITFKRVKESSFNQARLQAKQVSTTLSKDLKGDFDVMKSTVDGIKASIMLSKKSGSLSREEAIDFLKSMLEKNKRLLAVYTLWEPNTFDGNDNYYINKEGYDETGRFIPYVVRENKNIKIEPLTEYNKEGKGDYYLIPKKTKKPSLIEPYIYTTCGKDKLITSLVVPILDDNGEFLGIVGADIELKTFQEQTVKSKPMGGYVAIVTEQGKFVTHGKNADFINKNIFDIDKRQASIFEKILNGEIFEDYSKLEETGELALKTYVPISLNGIDNKWVFISVITDEKMYSEYNKLFKITMGMNIIITLAIITIMFIAIKKAMHPIELACNHLEVISEADFTKEVPKIYLNKKDELGRLAKSIDKMQSSIKNLVEGVKSESLYVEKSVDDAENNIQELTLNIEDISSTTEELLANMEETAASTEEMNATAEKIERTVEIITDKAEEGALSAKEIDNRAKDLRMNFLKSDEEGLKIYEETRKKLENALEESKSVNEIKELSNAIMEITSQTNLLALNAAIEAARAGEAGKGFAVVADEIRKLAEDSKDAVEKIQDITNMVINSVNNLIHSANGMMDHMTNNVSKDYKLMLDATYQYSVDAEFVKNMALEFKDNSIEILDSIKNMSEMIKEVTNATSTAADGTSNIAEKSTTIVEKAQECKKLFECAKQGNNNLVALVSKFRVQE; encoded by the coding sequence ATGTTTAAAAATTTAAATCTAGCAAAAAAGCTGAGTATTATACTTGGTATAATAATATTTTTAGGAATTATTTTAATTGAAGGAATTACATTTAAAAGAGTTAAAGAAAGTTCTTTCAATCAGGCAAGATTACAGGCAAAACAAGTATCAACTACTTTATCAAAGGATCTAAAAGGAGATTTTGATGTAATGAAATCTACGGTAGATGGAATAAAAGCTTCTATTATGCTTTCTAAAAAATCAGGATCTTTAAGCAGAGAAGAAGCCATTGATTTTTTAAAGAGTATGTTAGAAAAAAATAAAAGATTATTAGCAGTATATACATTGTGGGAGCCTAATACATTTGATGGAAATGATAATTATTATATAAATAAAGAAGGTTATGATGAAACAGGAAGGTTTATTCCTTATGTTGTACGAGAAAATAAAAATATAAAAATAGAGCCTCTTACAGAATATAATAAAGAAGGAAAAGGAGATTATTATCTTATTCCTAAAAAGACAAAGAAACCATCTTTAATAGAACCTTATATATATACAACTTGTGGTAAAGATAAATTAATTACATCGTTAGTTGTTCCTATACTTGATGACAATGGTGAATTTTTAGGTATTGTGGGAGCAGATATTGAATTAAAAACATTTCAGGAACAGACTGTTAAATCAAAACCAATGGGGGGATATGTAGCTATAGTTACAGAACAAGGAAAATTTGTTACCCATGGCAAAAATGCAGATTTTATTAATAAAAATATATTTGATATAGATAAAAGACAAGCAAGTATTTTTGAGAAAATTTTAAATGGTGAAATTTTTGAAGATTATTCCAAACTAGAAGAAACAGGAGAATTAGCATTAAAAACTTATGTTCCAATAAGCTTAAACGGCATTGATAATAAATGGGTATTTATATCAGTAATTACTGATGAGAAAATGTATTCTGAATATAATAAGCTTTTTAAAATAACAATGGGAATGAATATAATAATTACGTTAGCTATAATAACAATAATGTTTATAGCTATTAAAAAAGCCATGCATCCTATAGAACTTGCATGCAATCATTTAGAGGTTATTTCAGAAGCAGATTTTACTAAGGAAGTTCCTAAAATTTATTTAAATAAAAAAGACGAATTAGGAAGACTTGCAAAATCTATTGATAAAATGCAAAGTTCTATTAAAAATCTTGTTGAAGGAGTTAAGTCAGAGTCATTATATGTAGAAAAGTCAGTTGATGATGCTGAAAATAATATTCAAGAACTAACTTTAAATATAGAAGATATTTCATCAACTACTGAAGAACTATTAGCAAATATGGAAGAAACAGCAGCATCTACAGAAGAAATGAATGCTACGGCAGAGAAGATAGAAAGAACAGTAGAAATAATAACGGATAAGGCTGAAGAAGGAGCATTATCAGCTAAAGAGATTGATAATAGAGCAAAAGATCTTAGAATGAATTTTTTAAAGTCAGATGAAGAGGGATTAAAAATTTATGAAGAAACAAGAAAAAAACTTGAGAATGCTCTAGAAGAATCAAAATCCGTAAATGAAATTAAAGAACTTTCAAATGCAATAATGGAAATAACTTCTCAAACTAATCTTTTAGCACTTAATGCTGCAATAGAAGCTGCAAGGGCTGGAGAGGCTGGGAAAGGTTTTGCAGTTGTAGCAGATGAAATAAGAAAACTTGCAGAGGATTCTAAGGATGCAGTTGAAAAAATTCAAGATATAACTAATATGGTAATAAATTCAGTAAATAACCTTATACATAGTGCCAATGGTATGATGGATCATATGACAAATAATGTAAGCAAAGATTATAAACTAATGCTTGATGCAACGTACCAATATAGTGTGGATGCTGAATTTGTTAAAAATATGGCTCTAGAATTCAAGGATAATTCAATTGAAATTCTTGATTCAATTAAAAATATGTCAGAGATGATTAAAGAAGTGACAAATGCAACAAGTACAGCAGCAGATGGAACTTCCAATATTGCTGAAAAATCTACTACGATAGTAGAAAAAGCACAGGAATGTAAAAAACTTTTTGAGTGTGCTAAACAAGGAAATAATAATCTTGTAGCATTAGTATCAAAGTTTAGAGTACAAGAATAA
- a CDS encoding EcsC family protein, translated as MRKILSKKEKVLEKQLKVISKKEDKLLVEKKESFFNKKISPYRGKIEEKIPDKLKDTLQTAFEKGFNIVFKKGIKIIEKSFDKEKINEDFNIDNYAVNLQTNKKNIKKIDRKTGRKILLNKSIGVLEGGILGFLGIGLPDIPIFTAVILKTIYEISLGYGFSYENDYEKIYILNIICSATTKGEEKKYYLNKIDKIGEQIDNGIKLEYDIDELINETSNKMATSMLTSKFIQGLPIVGVVGSVTNYKIIKDVSKIAKIKYKKRYLRKL; from the coding sequence ATGAGAAAGATTTTATCAAAAAAAGAAAAGGTATTGGAAAAGCAATTAAAAGTAATAAGTAAAAAAGAAGATAAATTATTAGTAGAAAAAAAAGAAAGCTTTTTTAATAAAAAAATATCGCCTTATAGAGGAAAAATTGAAGAAAAGATTCCTGATAAACTTAAAGATACATTACAAACAGCTTTTGAAAAAGGATTTAATATTGTTTTTAAAAAAGGTATAAAGATAATTGAAAAAAGTTTTGATAAAGAAAAGATAAATGAAGATTTTAATATAGATAATTATGCAGTTAATTTACAAACTAATAAAAAAAATATAAAAAAAATTGATAGAAAAACAGGTAGAAAAATATTACTAAATAAATCAATAGGGGTATTGGAAGGTGGAATATTAGGTTTTTTAGGAATAGGCTTACCAGATATACCGATTTTTACGGCAGTTATTCTTAAAACCATTTATGAGATAAGTTTAGGTTATGGCTTTTCTTATGAAAATGATTATGAAAAGATATATATTTTAAATATTATCTGTAGTGCTACAACTAAAGGTGAAGAAAAAAAATACTATCTTAATAAAATTGATAAAATAGGAGAACAAATAGATAATGGAATTAAATTAGAATATGATATAGATGAATTAATTAATGAAACATCAAATAAAATGGCAACTTCAATGTTAACTAGTAAATTCATACAAGGATTACCTATAGTTGGAGTTGTAGGAAGTGTTACTAATTATAAAATTATAAAAGATGTTAGTAAGATTGCAAAAATAAAATATAAAAAAAGATATTTAAGAAAACTATAA
- a CDS encoding GNAT family N-acetyltransferase yields the protein MQFRKSIEKDINSIMKIINQAQQQLKEQCVDQWQNNYPNVDTIMEDIKKGYSYVLLEDEEIIATVAISFDGEETYNIIYDGKWLSNYDYVVIHRMAVKDEYKGKDIASKVIGYVERKCLDKGIHSIKIDTHIENQSMQNVIKKNNFKYCGTIYLEDKSKRIAFEKII from the coding sequence ATGCAATTTAGAAAATCAATTGAAAAAGATATAAATAGTATAATGAAGATTATTAATCAAGCACAACAACAATTAAAAGAGCAATGTGTAGATCAGTGGCAGAATAACTATCCTAATGTAGATACTATAATGGAAGATATTAAAAAAGGTTATTCATATGTACTATTAGAAGATGAAGAAATTATTGCTACAGTAGCAATTTCTTTTGATGGAGAAGAAACATATAATATTATTTATGATGGAAAATGGCTTAGTAATTATGATTATGTAGTTATTCACAGAATGGCGGTAAAAGATGAATATAAAGGAAAAGATATAGCTTCTAAAGTTATAGGATATGTAGAAAGAAAATGTTTAGATAAAGGTATACATAGCATAAAAATAGACACACATATAGAAAATCAATCTATGCAAAATGTGATTAAGAAAAATAATTTTAAGTACTGCGGTACAATATATTTAGAAGATAAAAGTAAAAGAATAGCCTTTGAAAAAATAATATAA
- a CDS encoding Mrp/NBP35 family ATP-binding protein codes for MSDCNSCALNNGCSKNKEQCMIENNPLNNVKKVIGVMSGKGGVGKSSISVIIAKYLKELGYNVGILDADITGPSIPRLLGLSDKKAGSYNEMILPAENSDGIKVMSLNLLMENEEDPVIWRGPIISGMVKQFWTDVVWGELDYLVIDMPPGTGDVALTVMQSMPISGVVMVSVPQDLVSMIVSKAVNMAKKMNINVLGVIENMSYITCAKCGEKTKLFEGEGTEKFLKEMNLKLLGELPMIKSISNLSQYGDEKIDESLELIFDPIIKGIINELG; via the coding sequence ATGTCAGATTGTAATTCATGTGCATTAAATAATGGATGTAGTAAAAATAAAGAACAGTGTATGATTGAAAATAATCCTTTAAATAATGTTAAAAAAGTTATTGGTGTTATGAGTGGAAAAGGTGGAGTTGGAAAATCATCAATTTCTGTTATTATTGCAAAATATTTAAAGGAACTTGGATATAATGTTGGTATTTTAGATGCTGATATAACTGGTCCAAGTATTCCAAGACTTTTAGGGTTAAGTGATAAAAAAGCGGGTAGTTATAACGAAATGATATTACCAGCAGAGAATAGTGATGGTATAAAAGTTATGTCTTTAAATTTATTGATGGAAAATGAAGAAGATCCAGTAATTTGGAGAGGTCCAATAATTTCAGGAATGGTTAAACAATTTTGGACTGATGTAGTTTGGGGAGAACTTGACTATTTAGTAATAGATATGCCACCAGGAACAGGAGATGTTGCATTAACAGTGATGCAATCTATGCCAATAAGTGGAGTGGTTATGGTATCTGTTCCACAAGATTTAGTTTCTATGATCGTTTCTAAAGCGGTAAATATGGCGAAAAAAATGAATATTAATGTTTTAGGAGTTATTGAAAATATGAGTTATATAACTTGTGCTAAATGTGGTGAAAAAACCAAATTGTTTGAAGGAGAAGGTACTGAAAAGTTCTTAAAGGAAATGAATTTAAAACTTTTAGGTGAACTTCCAATGATAAAAAGTATAAGTAATCTGTCACAATATGGAGATGAAAAGATAGATGAAAGTTTAGAATTAATATTTGATCCTATAATAAAAGGAATTATTAATGAATTAGGATAA
- a CDS encoding aspartyl-phosphate phosphatase Spo0E family protein, whose protein sequence is MVEEMNNRIIKLRQALQELISQKDNLLDPKVIAASQELDEVLNEYNKLLKELKK, encoded by the coding sequence ATGGTTGAAGAAATGAATAACAGAATCATAAAATTAAGACAAGCATTGCAAGAGTTAATAAGTCAAAAAGATAACTTATTAGACCCTAAAGTTATTGCAGCTAGTCAAGAGCTTGATGAAGTTCTAAATGAGTACAATAAGCTACTTAAAGAACTAAAGAAGTAA
- a CDS encoding cytochrome c biogenesis protein/redoxin, translated as MFEGIGTLNNISYLLVFLEGIFSFLSPCVLPLIPLYIGYLAGNAKKQNYDGTYIYERKKVLFRTIFFVLGISTAFFILGISFTSIGTFLNNKKIIFTKISGIIIVVLGLFQIGFFEFKFLQRERKLKLNLNGKKVNPLIAYIMGFTFSFAWTPCVGPALSSVLILASSAKSFFVGNLLVLIYCLGFVIPFLVLGIFTTEALNFIKKNKKIMKYTIKAGGALMITMGIITYTGWLNNVTGYLNQLGNDKTTEISSEEKEEIKKEEEYLSEIEQNKSSNNETLDNKVLQPAFDFELKDQYGNTHKLSDYKGKTVFLNFWATWCPPCRMEMPHIEELYKEFNYNKDDIIILGVAQPGGEEKDIEGIKEFLNKQGYTFPVVFDERNDVFNDYRIMSLPTTFMINKDGNIYGYVNGALSKGQMKNIIDETKKN; from the coding sequence ATGTTTGAAGGAATAGGCACTTTAAATAACATAAGTTATTTATTAGTCTTTTTAGAGGGGATATTCTCATTTTTATCCCCTTGTGTATTACCATTAATTCCACTTTATATTGGATATTTAGCAGGAAATGCAAAAAAACAAAACTATGATGGAACATATATTTATGAAAGAAAAAAAGTATTATTTCGTACTATATTTTTTGTTTTAGGAATTTCAACAGCATTCTTTATACTGGGAATTTCATTTACATCAATAGGAACATTTCTTAATAACAAAAAAATAATTTTCACTAAAATTAGTGGTATTATAATAGTTGTTTTAGGATTATTTCAAATTGGTTTTTTTGAATTTAAATTTTTACAGAGAGAACGTAAGCTTAAATTAAATTTAAATGGGAAAAAAGTAAATCCATTAATAGCTTATATAATGGGATTTACTTTTAGTTTTGCATGGACACCATGTGTTGGTCCTGCTCTATCATCAGTTTTAATTCTTGCTTCAAGTGCTAAAAGTTTTTTTGTAGGAAATTTATTAGTTTTAATATACTGTTTAGGATTTGTTATACCATTTTTAGTATTAGGTATTTTTACTACTGAAGCTTTAAATTTTATAAAGAAAAATAAAAAAATAATGAAGTACACAATAAAAGCTGGTGGAGCTTTAATGATAACTATGGGTATAATCACTTATACAGGTTGGTTAAATAATGTTACAGGCTATTTAAATCAATTAGGAAATGATAAAACTACTGAGATATCTTCAGAAGAAAAAGAAGAAATTAAAAAGGAAGAAGAATATCTTAGTGAAATAGAACAAAATAAAAGTTCAAATAATGAGACGTTAGATAATAAAGTTCTTCAGCCAGCATTTGATTTTGAATTAAAAGATCAATATGGAAATACTCATAAATTATCCGATTATAAAGGAAAAACAGTGTTTTTAAATTTTTGGGCAACATGGTGTCCCCCATGTCGTATGGAAATGCCTCATATAGAAGAATTGTATAAGGAATTTAATTATAATAAAGATGATATTATAATTTTAGGTGTAGCACAACCTGGTGGAGAAGAAAAAGATATAGAAGGAATAAAAGAGTTTCTGAATAAACAAGGATATACATTTCCAGTAGTTTTTGATGAAAGAAACGATGTATTTAATGATTATAGAATAATGTCTTTACCAACCACTTTTATGATAAATAAAGATGGAAATATTTATGGTTATGTAAATGGTGCTTTAAGCAAAGGTCAAATGAAAAATATAATAGATGAAACTAAAAAAAATTAA
- the lepB gene encoding signal peptidase I — protein sequence MEKIKKQNTSNKIAFLKDWLIPILIALILGILINKFIFFSVFVPTGSMIPTINKDNKALVTRVNNINSLKRGDIVVFQSDELNKVLVKRLIGLPGDKIKIKNGIVFINGKELIEDYVKIKDYSYSNNFEVPKNKYFFLGDNRPDSNDARFWENPYIDASDIKGKFKFIFYPFKDFGFAK from the coding sequence GTGGAAAAAATAAAAAAACAAAATACATCAAACAAAATTGCTTTTCTAAAAGATTGGCTTATACCTATACTAATCGCACTTATATTAGGAATTTTAATAAATAAATTTATATTTTTTAGTGTTTTTGTTCCAACAGGATCTATGATTCCAACTATAAATAAAGATAATAAAGCTCTTGTAACTAGAGTTAACAATATTAATTCTCTTAAAAGAGGAGATATAGTAGTATTTCAATCAGATGAGCTTAATAAAGTATTAGTTAAAAGATTAATTGGTTTACCTGGCGATAAAATAAAAATAAAAAATGGAATTGTATTTATAAACGGCAAAGAATTAATTGAAGATTATGTAAAAATCAAAGATTATTCTTATTCTAATAATTTTGAAGTTCCTAAGAATAAATATTTCTTTTTAGGTGATAACCGTCCTGATTCAAATGATGCTCGCTTCTGGGAAAATCCATATATTGATGCTTCTGATATAAAAGGAAAATTTAAATTCATTTTTTATCCATTCAAAGATTTTGGATTTGCAAAATAA
- the trxA gene encoding thioredoxin, whose translation MAKIINSKDFIEQVENTKGVVIVDFFANWCGPCKMLAPIFEEVSNEFNDKAKLFKLDVDESGDIAQKYGVFSIPTMIIFKDGKAVENLTGFMPKENITNKLKTYL comes from the coding sequence ATGGCTAAGATTATAAATAGTAAGGATTTTATAGAACAAGTAGAAAATACTAAAGGAGTAGTTATAGTTGATTTTTTTGCAAATTGGTGTGGTCCATGTAAAATGTTAGCCCCTATCTTTGAAGAGGTTAGCAATGAATTTAATGATAAGGCTAAATTGTTTAAATTAGATGTAGATGAAAGTGGAGATATAGCACAAAAGTATGGAGTTTTTTCTATTCCTACTATGATAATATTTAAGGATGGAAAAGCAGTAGAAAATTTAACAGGATTTATGCCAAAAGAAAATATAACTAATAAATTAAAGACTTATTTATAA
- a CDS encoding thiol-activated cytolysin family protein has protein sequence MKTTKKLLMSFAQGLLAVMLIHGFSYIGDFKTTNNVFLSNGVENNLAKEKENANNNETNDILKENANENIITNNNEAKDILKENTNDSSENSSEKISVDQCTQTDDNLLSDNMVKDTNIIKEPRVENIPIVRSTLKADFNDIDKNIYRLSYNPNEILSYNGESAENFIPAEGFDNPNKYIVVKREKRRLSDSTSDISIIDSINDRTYPGAIQLANRNLIENRPDIISCKRKPITISVDLPGMRDDGRKVVNSPTYSTVNASINSLLDTWNTKYASKYTIPTRMSYTDAMVYSKSQLSTMFGCNFKILDKALNVDFNSIFKGEKQAMVVAYKQIFYTVSVDAPENPSDLFDDNVTFDELSLKGINDKNPPAYVSNVAYGRTIYVKLETTSKSANVKAAFKALISNQNISGNTEFEDILQQSSFTATVLGGGAEAHNKVVTKDFNQIQNIIQNNSVYSPKNPGYPISYTSTFLKDNKIATVNNKTEYIETTATEYTNGKIVLDHSGAYVAQFEVTWDEVSYDEEGNEIIEHKVWSGSDKDRTAHFNTEIYLKGNARNICVKAWECTGLAWEWWRQVIDAKNIPLVKERTFSIWGTTLYPKKSIEPEI, from the coding sequence ATGAAAACTACTAAAAAACTTTTAATGTCGTTTGCACAAGGATTATTAGCTGTTATGCTTATACATGGATTTTCATACATTGGTGATTTTAAAACTACTAATAATGTTTTTCTATCAAATGGAGTTGAAAATAATCTAGCTAAAGAAAAAGAAAATGCTAATAATAATGAAACAAATGATATCTTAAAAGAAAATGCTAATGAAAATATAATTACTAATAATAATGAAGCAAAAGACATCTTAAAAGAAAACACTAATGATTCATCAGAGAATTCTTCTGAAAAAATCTCAGTAGATCAATGTACTCAAACAGATGATAACTTACTTTCTGATAATATGGTTAAAGATACTAATATTATTAAAGAACCTAGAGTAGAAAATATTCCTATTGTAAGATCTACATTAAAAGCAGATTTTAATGATATAGATAAAAACATCTATAGATTGTCTTACAATCCTAATGAGATATTATCTTATAACGGAGAAAGTGCTGAGAATTTTATACCAGCTGAAGGTTTTGATAATCCTAATAAATATATTGTAGTTAAAAGAGAAAAAAGACGTCTATCTGATTCAACTTCAGATATTTCCATAATAGACTCAATTAACGATAGAACTTATCCTGGTGCTATTCAACTTGCAAATAGAAATCTTATAGAAAATAGGCCTGATATTATTTCTTGTAAAAGAAAACCAATAACTATAAGTGTTGATTTACCTGGTATGCGTGATGATGGTAGAAAAGTTGTTAATTCTCCAACATACTCTACTGTTAATGCTTCAATAAATTCTTTATTAGATACTTGGAACACAAAATATGCCTCTAAATATACTATTCCTACAAGAATGAGTTATACTGATGCTATGGTATATAGTAAATCTCAATTATCTACAATGTTTGGTTGTAACTTCAAAATTTTAGACAAAGCATTAAATGTAGATTTTAATTCTATATTTAAAGGTGAAAAACAAGCAATGGTGGTTGCATATAAACAAATTTTCTATACTGTTAGTGTAGATGCGCCTGAAAACCCTTCTGACTTATTTGATGATAATGTAACTTTTGATGAATTATCTTTAAAGGGTATAAATGATAAAAATCCACCTGCATATGTTTCTAATGTAGCATATGGTAGAACAATTTATGTAAAACTTGAAACAACATCTAAAAGTGCAAATGTTAAAGCAGCATTTAAAGCTTTAATATCTAATCAAAATATAAGTGGTAATACAGAATTTGAAGATATACTACAACAAAGTTCATTTACTGCTACAGTTCTTGGTGGCGGTGCTGAAGCACATAATAAAGTAGTTACTAAAGATTTTAATCAAATACAAAATATTATACAAAATAATTCAGTATATAGTCCAAAAAATCCTGGCTATCCTATTTCATATACAAGTACATTTTTAAAAGATAATAAAATAGCCACTGTAAATAACAAAACAGAATATATAGAAACAACTGCAACAGAATATACTAATGGAAAAATAGTTCTTGACCATAGTGGTGCCTATGTTGCACAATTTGAAGTAACTTGGGATGAAGTTAGTTATGATGAAGAGGGCAATGAAATAATAGAACATAAAGTATGGTCTGGAAGTGATAAAGATAGAACTGCCCATTTTAACACTGAGATATACTTAAAGGGAAATGCTCGAAATATTTGTGTTAAAGCTTGGGAGTGTACAGGCCTTGCATGGGAATGGTGGAGACAAGTTATAGATGCTAAGAATATACCACTAGTAAAAGAAAGAACTTTTTCAATATGGGGTACTACACTATATCCAAAAAAATCTATTGAACCAGAAATTTAA